The following are encoded together in the Citrobacter arsenatis genome:
- the tolB gene encoding Tol-Pal system beta propeller repeat protein TolB, which produces MKQALRVAFGFLMLWAAVLHAEVRIEITQGVDSARPIGVVPFQWAGPGAAPEDIGGIVGADLRNSGKFNPLDRSRLPQQPGTAQEVQPAAWSALGIDAVVVGQVTPNPDGSYSVAYQLVDTGGAPGTVLAQNTYKVNKQWLRYAGHTASDEVFEKLTGIKGAFRTRIAYVVQTNGGQFPYELRVSDYDGYNQFVVHRSPQPLMSPAWSPDGSKLAYVTFESGRSALVIQTLSNGAVRQVASFPRHNGAPAFSPDGSKLAFALSKTGSLNLYVMDIGSGQIRQVTDGRSNNTEPTWFPDSQNLAFTSDQAGRPQVYKVNVNGGAPQRITWEGSQNQDADVSSDGKFMVMVSSANGQQHIAKQDLVAGGVQVLSSTFLDETPSLAPNGTMVIYSSSQGMGSVLNLVSTDGRFKARLPATDGQVKFPAWSPYL; this is translated from the coding sequence ATGAAGCAGGCATTACGAGTAGCATTTGGTTTTCTGATGCTGTGGGCAGCGGTGCTGCACGCAGAAGTACGTATCGAGATCACCCAGGGGGTGGACTCGGCACGCCCGATTGGCGTTGTCCCCTTCCAATGGGCAGGGCCGGGTGCTGCACCTGAAGATATCGGTGGCATCGTAGGTGCTGACCTGCGTAACAGCGGTAAATTTAACCCGTTAGACCGCTCTCGCCTGCCGCAGCAGCCGGGTACCGCGCAGGAAGTTCAACCTGCCGCTTGGTCTGCGCTGGGTATTGATGCCGTGGTAGTCGGTCAGGTTACACCGAATCCGGATGGTTCCTACAGCGTCGCTTATCAACTGGTTGATACCGGTGGTGCTCCGGGTACCGTACTGGCGCAGAATACCTATAAAGTGAACAAGCAGTGGCTGCGTTACGCAGGCCATACTGCAAGTGACGAAGTGTTTGAAAAACTGACCGGTATTAAAGGTGCATTCCGTACCCGTATCGCTTATGTTGTTCAGACCAACGGTGGTCAGTTCCCATACGAATTACGTGTGTCCGACTACGATGGTTACAACCAGTTCGTGGTACACCGTTCTCCGCAGCCGCTGATGTCTCCGGCGTGGTCTCCGGACGGTTCAAAACTGGCGTACGTGACCTTCGAAAGCGGTCGTTCTGCACTGGTTATTCAGACACTGTCTAACGGCGCGGTTCGTCAGGTTGCCTCGTTCCCACGTCACAACGGTGCGCCTGCATTTTCTCCGGATGGCAGCAAACTGGCGTTTGCCCTGTCTAAAACCGGTAGCCTGAACCTGTATGTCATGGACATTGGTTCCGGTCAGATCCGTCAGGTGACTGATGGCCGTAGCAACAACACGGAACCTACCTGGTTCCCGGACAGCCAAAACCTGGCCTTTACCTCTGACCAGGCCGGTCGTCCGCAGGTATATAAAGTTAACGTCAACGGCGGTGCTCCGCAGCGCATTACCTGGGAAGGTTCGCAAAACCAGGATGCGGATGTGAGCAGCGACGGTAAATTTATGGTAATGGTAAGCTCGGCCAATGGTCAGCAGCACATTGCCAAACAAGATCTGGTAGCGGGTGGCGTACAAGTTCTGTCGTCAACGTTCCTGGACGAAACGCCAAGTCTGGCACCTAACGGCACTATGGTAATCTACAGCTCTTCTCAGGGGATGGGATCCGTGCTGAATTTGGTTTCTACAGATGGGCGTTTCAAAGCGCGTCTTCCGGCAACTGATGGACAGGTTAAATTCCCTGCCTGGTCGCCGTATCTGTGA
- the pal gene encoding peptidoglycan-associated lipoprotein Pal translates to MQLNKVLKGLMIALPVMAIAACSSNKNASNDGSEGMLGAGTGMDANGSGNMSSEEQARLQMQQLQQNNIVYFDLDKYDIRSDFAAMLDAHANFLRSNPSYKVTVEGHADERGTPEYNISLGERRANAVKMYLQGKGVSADQISIVSYGKEKPAVLGHDEAAYAKNRRAVLVY, encoded by the coding sequence ATGCAACTGAACAAAGTGCTGAAAGGGCTGATGATTGCTCTGCCTGTTATGGCTATTGCAGCGTGTTCTTCTAACAAGAACGCCAGCAATGACGGCAGCGAAGGCATGCTGGGTGCCGGCACTGGTATGGATGCAAACGGCAGCGGCAACATGTCTTCTGAAGAGCAAGCGCGTCTTCAGATGCAACAGCTGCAGCAGAACAACATCGTTTACTTCGATCTGGACAAGTACGATATCCGTTCTGACTTCGCTGCAATGCTGGATGCTCACGCTAACTTCCTGCGTAGCAACCCGTCTTACAAAGTCACCGTAGAAGGTCATGCGGACGAACGTGGTACTCCTGAGTACAACATCTCCCTGGGTGAGCGTCGTGCGAACGCCGTTAAGATGTACCTGCAGGGTAAAGGCGTTTCTGCTGACCAGATCTCCATCGTTTCTTACGGTAAAGAAAAACCTGCAGTACTGGGTCATGACGAAGCGGCTTACGCCAAAAACCGTCGCGCCGTACTGGTTTACTAA
- the cpoB gene encoding cell division protein CpoB, with protein sequence MSSNFRHHLLSLSLLVGIAAPWAAFAQAPISSVGSGSVEDRVTQLERISNAHSQLLTQLQQQLSDNQSDIDSLRGQIQENQYQLNQVVERQKQILLQMNNLGSGSAPSAQSAGGDQSSAATPAADAGAAATSGAPVQTGDANTDYNAAIALVQDKSRQDDAIEAFQNFIKKYPDSTYLPNANYWLGQLNYNKGKKDDAAFYFASVVKNFPKSPKAADAMYKVGVIMQDKGDTAKAKAVYQQVITKYPGTDGAKQAQKRLGAM encoded by the coding sequence ATGAGCAGTAACTTCAGACATCATCTGTTGAGTCTGTCGTTACTGGTTGGCATAGCGGCCCCCTGGGCCGCTTTTGCACAGGCGCCAATCAGTAGTGTCGGCTCTGGCTCGGTCGAAGACCGTGTCACTCAACTCGAGCGTATTTCTAACGCTCACAGTCAGCTTTTAACCCAACTCCAACAGCAACTCTCCGATAATCAGTCCGATATTGACTCCCTGCGTGGTCAAATTCAGGAAAATCAGTATCAACTGAATCAGGTTGTTGAACGTCAGAAGCAGATATTGCTGCAGATGAATAATCTCGGCAGCGGTAGTGCGCCTTCAGCGCAGTCGGCGGGTGGCGATCAGAGTAGTGCGGCAACCCCAGCGGCTGATGCGGGAGCTGCAGCAACGTCAGGTGCTCCTGTGCAAACTGGCGATGCGAATACCGATTACAATGCAGCAATTGCCCTGGTACAGGATAAATCCCGCCAGGATGACGCGATTGAAGCATTTCAGAACTTCATCAAAAAGTACCCGGACTCTACTTACCTGCCAAATGCGAATTACTGGCTGGGTCAGCTGAATTACAACAAGGGTAAAAAAGATGATGCTGCGTTCTATTTTGCTTCGGTAGTTAAAAACTTCCCAAAATCACCGAAGGCTGCAGACGCGATGTATAAAGTCGGCGTCATCATGCAGGACAAAGGTGACACAGCAAAAGCTAAAGCAGTTTATCAGCAGGTTATCACTAAATATCCTGGCACTGATGGCGCGAAACAAGCGCAAAAACGCCTTGGCGCGATGTAA
- the nadA gene encoding quinolinate synthase NadA, whose protein sequence is MSVMFDPEAAIYPFPPKPAPLSADEKQFYREKIKRLLKERDAVMVAHYYTDPEIQQLAEETGGCISDSLEMARFGAKHSASTLLVAGVRFMGETAKILSPEKTILMPTLQAECSLDLGCPIDAFSAFCDAHPDRTVVVYANTSAAVKARADWVVTSSIAVELIEHLDSLGQKIIWAPDRHLGNYVQKQTGADVLCWQGACIVHDEFKTQALTRMKGLYPDAAVLVHPESPQSIVDMADAVGSTSQLINAAKSLPHQQLIVATDRGIFYKMQQAVPDKELLEAPTAGEGATCRSCAHCPWMAMNGLKAIAEGLEEGGAAHEIHVDAALREGALLPLNRMLEFAATLRA, encoded by the coding sequence ATGAGCGTGATGTTTGATCCAGAAGCAGCAATTTATCCGTTTCCGCCGAAGCCAGCCCCGCTGAGTGCTGATGAAAAGCAATTTTATCGTGAGAAAATCAAGCGCCTGCTGAAAGAGCGTGATGCCGTTATGGTCGCGCACTATTACACCGACCCCGAAATTCAGCAGTTGGCTGAAGAGACCGGTGGCTGTATTTCTGACTCTCTGGAGATGGCGCGGTTTGGCGCAAAACACTCTGCCTCTACGCTGCTGGTTGCCGGCGTGAGGTTTATGGGAGAAACCGCCAAAATTCTCAGCCCGGAAAAGACTATTCTGATGCCGACCTTACAGGCAGAATGCTCATTAGATCTGGGCTGTCCGATTGACGCGTTCAGCGCATTTTGCGACGCACATCCGGATCGTACCGTGGTGGTTTACGCCAATACCTCTGCCGCCGTTAAAGCACGTGCGGACTGGGTCGTCACGTCCAGTATCGCGGTAGAACTTATTGAGCATCTTGATAGTTTAGGTCAAAAAATCATCTGGGCCCCGGACAGGCATCTGGGCAACTACGTGCAAAAACAGACCGGTGCAGATGTTCTCTGTTGGCAGGGGGCTTGTATCGTTCACGACGAGTTTAAAACCCAGGCGTTGACGCGTATGAAAGGGCTTTACCCTGATGCCGCGGTGCTGGTACACCCGGAGTCCCCTCAGTCTATCGTAGATATGGCCGATGCGGTTGGCTCAACCAGCCAGTTAATCAACGCAGCTAAATCGTTACCGCATCAACAGTTGATTGTGGCGACTGACCGGGGCATTTTTTACAAAATGCAGCAGGCCGTTCCGGATAAAGAATTGCTTGAAGCGCCAACGGCCGGTGAGGGGGCAACTTGTCGCAGCTGCGCGCATTGTCCGTGGATGGCGATGAACGGTCTCAAGGCTATTGCTGAGGGCCTGGAGGAGGGCGGTGCAGCTCATGAGATACATGTTGATGCCGCACTGCGAGAAGGGGCGTTGTTGCCGTTAAACCGTATGTTGGAATTTGCGGCTACACTTCGAGCTTAA
- the pnuC gene encoding nicotinamide riboside transporter PnuC produces MDFFSTQNILVHIPIGAGGYDLSWIEAVGTIAGLLCIGLASLEKISNYFFGLINVTLFAIIFFQIQLYASLLLQVFFFAANIYGWYAWSRQTNQHEAELKIRWLPLPKAIGWLAACVVAIGLMSVYIDPVFAFLTRIAVNIMQALGLQVVVPELQPDAFPFWDSCMMVLSIAAMILMTRKYVENWLLWVIINVISVVIFALQGVYAMSLEYMILTVIALNGSRMWINSARERGSHALSH; encoded by the coding sequence ATGGACTTTTTTAGCACGCAGAACATTCTGGTACATATTCCGATTGGTGCGGGCGGTTACGATCTGTCATGGATCGAGGCCGTGGGGACGATAGCAGGGTTGTTGTGTATTGGCCTTGCGAGCCTTGAGAAAATCAGCAATTACTTCTTTGGTCTGATAAACGTCACGCTGTTTGCGATTATCTTCTTTCAGATCCAGCTCTACGCCAGCCTGTTGCTGCAAGTTTTCTTCTTTGCCGCCAACATCTACGGCTGGTATGCCTGGTCCCGGCAAACCAACCAGCATGAAGCGGAGCTGAAAATTCGCTGGCTCCCGTTACCAAAAGCGATCGGTTGGCTGGCGGCTTGCGTGGTGGCGATCGGCCTGATGTCGGTCTATATCGATCCGGTCTTCGCGTTTCTTACCCGCATTGCGGTCAATATTATGCAGGCATTGGGATTACAGGTTGTTGTACCTGAGCTTCAGCCCGATGCATTCCCGTTCTGGGACTCCTGCATGATGGTGCTGTCGATTGCGGCGATGATCCTGATGACGCGTAAATACGTCGAAAACTGGCTGCTGTGGGTAATCATTAACGTCATTAGCGTGGTGATTTTTGCGCTGCAAGGCGTATATGCCATGTCTCTGGAATATATGATCCTGACGGTTATCGCCCTGAACGGGAGCAGGATGTGGATCAACAGCGCGCGTGAGCGGGGTTCCCACGCGCTGTCCCATTAA
- the zitB gene encoding CDF family zinc transporter ZitB, which translates to MAHAHTPTSSEQPKDNNARRLMFAFCITAGFMLVEVVGGILSGSLALLADAGHMLTDAAALLFALLAVQFARRPPTIRHTFGWLRLTTLAAFVNAIALVVITILIVWEAIERFQTPRPVAGGMMMVIAVAGLLANVLAFWVLHHGSEEKNLNVRAAALHVMGDLLGSVGAIIAALIIIWTGWTPADPILSILVSVLVLRSAWRLLKDSVNELLEGAPLTLDIAALQRHLSRDIPEVRNVHHVHVWMVGEKPVMTLHVQVIPPHDHDALLERIQHFLIHHYQIEHATIQMEYQPCNGPDCHLYQGVSGHSHHHH; encoded by the coding sequence ATGGCACACGCACATACTCCTACTTCTTCTGAACAACCCAAGGACAATAATGCCCGCCGACTGATGTTTGCATTCTGCATTACAGCCGGATTTATGTTGGTTGAAGTGGTGGGTGGAATACTCTCTGGCTCGCTAGCCTTGCTGGCCGACGCCGGGCATATGCTCACGGATGCCGCAGCGCTCCTTTTCGCGCTGCTGGCCGTCCAGTTTGCCCGCCGCCCGCCCACAATACGCCACACCTTCGGCTGGCTGAGGCTCACGACGCTGGCTGCATTTGTTAATGCCATCGCATTAGTCGTTATCACCATTTTAATCGTCTGGGAGGCGATTGAACGCTTCCAGACGCCTCGCCCCGTGGCTGGCGGCATGATGATGGTTATAGCTGTCGCAGGTCTACTGGCCAACGTGCTCGCTTTCTGGGTTTTACATCACGGCAGTGAAGAGAAAAACCTGAACGTCCGCGCCGCGGCGCTGCATGTGATGGGCGATTTACTCGGCTCGGTCGGGGCGATCATCGCTGCGCTGATTATCATCTGGACGGGCTGGACGCCTGCTGACCCGATTCTCTCAATTCTGGTTTCCGTGCTGGTGCTGCGTAGCGCCTGGCGATTGTTGAAAGATAGCGTGAATGAATTACTGGAAGGTGCCCCACTGACGCTGGATATCGCTGCACTACAGCGCCATCTCAGCCGGGATATCCCTGAAGTGCGCAACGTACATCATGTCCATGTCTGGATGGTGGGTGAAAAACCGGTCATGACGCTGCATGTGCAGGTGATCCCGCCGCACGATCACGATGCGTTGCTGGAGCGTATTCAGCATTTCCTTATCCATCACTACCAGATTGAGCATGCGACGATCCAGATGGAGTATCAGCCGTGCAATGGGCCGGACTGCCACCTGTATCAGGGCGTGTCCGGCCATTCACATCATCACCATTAA
- a CDS encoding YbgS-like family protein, producing MHMTKLASLFLTATLSLASGAALAAESNTQSNNGQANSSADAGQVAPDARENVAPNNVDNSNVNSGGTMLHPNGSSMNHEGMTKDEMHKNTMCKDGRCPDVNKKVETGNGINNDADTKTDGTTQ from the coding sequence ATGCATATGACAAAGCTGGCTTCACTCTTTCTTACCGCTACCCTCAGCCTCGCCAGCGGCGCGGCACTGGCTGCTGAAAGCAACACGCAATCCAATAACGGCCAGGCAAATTCCTCGGCGGATGCCGGTCAGGTCGCCCCAGACGCACGTGAAAACGTGGCACCAAATAATGTCGACAACAGTAACGTGAACTCAGGTGGCACAATGCTGCACCCGAACGGTTCATCAATGAACCATGAAGGGATGACCAAAGACGAAATGCACAAAAATACCATGTGTAAGGATGGTCGCTGCCCTGATGTGAATAAGAAGGTTGAGACTGGAAACGGCATCAACAATGATGCGGACACAAAAACTGACGGTACCACTCAGTAA
- the aroG gene encoding 3-deoxy-7-phosphoheptulonate synthase AroG, whose protein sequence is MNYQNDDLRIKEINELLPPVALLEKFPATENAANTVAHARKAIHKILKGSDDRLLVVIGPCSIHDPAAAKEYAARLLALREELKGELEIVMRVYFEKPRTTVGWKGLINDPHMDNSFQINDGLRIARKLLLDINDSGLPAAGEFLDMITPQYLADLMSWGAIGARTTESQVHRELASGLSCPVGFKNGTDGTIKVAIDAINAAGAPHCFLSVTKWGHSAIVNTSGNGDCHIILRGGKEPNYSAQHVADVKEGLIKAGLSAQVMIDFSHANSSKQFKKQMDVAKDVCGQVAGGEKAIIGVMIESHLVEGNQNPDSGEPLTYGKSITDACIGWEDTDAVLRQLAEAVKARRG, encoded by the coding sequence ATGAATTATCAGAACGACGATTTACGCATCAAAGAGATCAACGAGTTATTACCTCCAGTCGCACTGCTGGAAAAATTCCCCGCTACTGAAAATGCCGCAAATACGGTGGCTCATGCCCGTAAGGCGATTCATAAAATTCTGAAAGGGAGCGACGATCGCCTGCTGGTGGTGATTGGGCCGTGTTCAATTCATGATCCGGCTGCCGCCAAAGAGTATGCCGCTCGCCTGCTGGCGCTGCGCGAAGAGTTAAAAGGCGAGCTTGAAATCGTCATGCGCGTCTATTTTGAAAAGCCACGTACTACCGTTGGCTGGAAAGGGCTTATCAACGATCCACACATGGACAACAGCTTCCAGATCAACGATGGGCTGCGCATTGCGCGTAAACTGCTGCTGGATATCAACGACAGCGGACTGCCGGCTGCGGGTGAATTCCTCGATATGATCACCCCGCAATACCTCGCCGACCTGATGAGCTGGGGCGCGATTGGGGCACGTACCACTGAATCTCAGGTGCACCGCGAACTGGCATCTGGTCTGTCTTGCCCGGTTGGTTTTAAAAACGGTACCGATGGCACCATCAAAGTGGCGATTGATGCAATCAACGCCGCAGGTGCGCCGCACTGCTTCCTGTCAGTAACCAAGTGGGGGCATTCGGCGATCGTGAATACCAGCGGTAATGGTGATTGCCATATCATTCTGCGCGGCGGCAAAGAGCCGAACTACAGCGCTCAGCACGTTGCTGACGTGAAGGAAGGTCTGATCAAAGCAGGACTCTCAGCGCAAGTGATGATCGACTTTAGCCATGCCAACTCCAGCAAGCAGTTCAAAAAGCAGATGGATGTTGCGAAAGATGTTTGCGGGCAAGTCGCCGGTGGTGAAAAAGCGATTATCGGCGTGATGATCGAAAGCCATCTGGTAGAAGGCAACCAGAACCCGGATAGCGGCGAGCCGCTGACCTACGGTAAGAGCATTACCGACGCCTGCATTGGCTGGGAAGATACCGATGCGGTGTTACGTCAACTGGCAGAAGCGGTAAAAGCGCGCCGCGGGTAA
- the gpmA gene encoding 2,3-diphosphoglycerate-dependent phosphoglycerate mutase, giving the protein MAVTKLVLVRHGESQWNNENRFTGWYDVDLSEKGVGEAKAAGKLLKEEGYSFDFAYTSVLKRAIHTLWNVLDELDQAWLPVEKSWKLNERHYGALQGLNKAETAEKYGDEQVKQWRRGFAVTPPELTKDDERYPGHDPRYAKLTDKELPVTESLALTIDRVIPYWNETILPRMKSGERVIIAAHGNSLRALVKYLDNMGEDEILELNIPTGVPLVYEFDENFKPIKHYYLGNADEIAAKAAAVANQGKAK; this is encoded by the coding sequence ATGGCTGTAACTAAGCTGGTTCTGGTACGTCATGGTGAAAGTCAGTGGAACAATGAAAACCGTTTTACCGGTTGGTATGACGTTGATCTGTCCGAGAAAGGCGTGGGCGAAGCAAAAGCGGCAGGTAAACTGCTGAAAGAGGAAGGCTACAGCTTCGACTTTGCTTACACCTCTGTGCTGAAACGTGCCATTCATACTCTGTGGAACGTACTGGACGAACTGGATCAGGCCTGGCTGCCGGTTGAGAAATCCTGGAAACTGAACGAACGTCATTACGGCGCGCTGCAGGGTCTGAACAAAGCGGAAACCGCAGAAAAATACGGTGATGAGCAGGTTAAGCAATGGCGTCGCGGTTTTGCGGTCACCCCGCCGGAACTGACTAAAGACGACGAGCGTTATCCGGGTCACGATCCACGCTATGCGAAGCTGACCGACAAAGAGCTACCGGTTACCGAAAGCCTGGCGCTGACCATCGATCGCGTTATCCCTTACTGGAATGAAACCATTCTGCCGCGCATGAAAAGCGGTGAGCGCGTGATTATCGCCGCTCACGGTAACTCTCTGCGTGCACTGGTAAAATACCTGGATAACATGGGCGAAGATGAGATCCTGGAACTGAACATCCCGACTGGCGTACCGCTGGTGTATGAGTTCGACGAAAACTTCAAGCCGATCAAACACTACTATCTGGGTAACGCTGACGAGATCGCAGCAAAAGCTGCAGCCGTTGCGAACCAGGGTAAAGCGAAGTAA